In the genome of Pagrus major chromosome 17, Pma_NU_1.0, the window tgagCATAAATGTGTTCTTCCAAACAAACCCTCTGACACATAGACTTTAATCACAAACTTTagaggtcatattgataacatgtTTATGTAGATAAAccattttttgaaaataatagAGCCTGTGGAGAGGTGCAGAACAAATATCACTTCTCCttatcaatattattatgattgtgaatcagtaattagaaaatgtttgtcaggtctTGAtagttttgaggaaaaaaacaacaacataaaaatggtAGAGTTGCAGTATATCCCAAGCATTAGCAAAGTTAGCTAACGCTTGCTAGTACTCAAACTGGCAATCACTTGATGGGAAGAGGATTTGAAAAAGAGTGGTGTGGTGATGTGAATGCAATGGTAGGAGGGAGatgaatgccacatttagtgactgaatgttatcaatGACACCTCTAAATCATAGTTGTATTATCATAAACAAGCTAACTGTAAACTACCTGGGGTTGTTGATGCCATTGTTGTCAAGAGAATCTCCAATCCGGATCTCAGCTCCATTAAGTCTGTGGTGATGTTCTTGGCGGTTGGTGACGCtaacagaaaacactttgtgtCTTTTGCCCAGGTCCAGTCTCCACCAGGCGTTGAAGTTGTGGCCTGTGTGAGTACAAGATCCCTGGTCCCAGGCGCTGGCTCGATTCCCATCAATGGCGTTATTTGCAATGCCTGTGGAATGAAGTGAAGATTGCGAGGCTTTTCCTTGGAGTGCCAGGTTCTCTCCTGCACAAAGGACACAATTTCAAACATCAGCACTGACAGTTTTCACTGATGCAAGGGGTCCCCAATATGTGTTTGTCTTGAACATAAATCAGTCCCTCCAGGTAATTGTGATGTTGTGAATGCTTATGCCCACGAAGCTGACAAACGATTCATGGTTGTGCAGAATTCTAAGGTGACCACAGCTGTATGGAAAATGAGGCTGCAGCATCACCTAGAAAACCACATCTTGTGTGGCTTTGGCCTGATATTTAATTCTCACCAGTTGGGGCACGGTAGCCGTAGACTTCCACTTCGCAGAGCGTAAGGACCCTTCCTGAACCAGATATAGACACAATCACATAACGTCCCTCCACATGACTGGTTAAAGGGATTTTTAATGATCTGCCTGCTGAGATTCGAGGAATTACAGCAACCctagatgagagagagaggaaacagtggATGGATTTGTTTAATACTGCAGTATTTGAAGGTATAAAgcaatgtaaagaaataatacCAACACTTGGCCACTCTGCCAACAAACTGCATATGTCATCAAATTGAAAACTTCAATCATTCAGTCACTTATAAAGGAAATCAGTGGTATATTGAACATCTCTGTAGGATCATCTTTAAGCTAACAGATCATATGATGAGTTGCATCGGGATCTGGGTGGATCATGTCCATGTTATGACCAGGGCCCAGGGGAAACCCTgctgcaacatgaaaatgagccTCCCCTCTGACCATCTcccaagcaccaccagcagcaaagtATTTTGAACTGGGAAGAGCTGGCCTTTAAACTATTGGCTTTgaggcaggaaccaatcagctccctgaACAACCTACATTCACTCAATTacccaaacacacctgcaaccaatcacacacacacactcaggtaacaCAGAGGGGCATTAAAGCACAGAGGCAATTAAATCACatacaaaagaaatgtttatacGACCTCTGGGGTCGTAACAACCTTATAACTTATAACTATAAGTTTGCTATTAAGTCATAAGTCACATTCTCTTACACTGGGTTTGTGACACCATGGTCTTGTAAAGAGTTGCCGATGTGAATCTCTGCTCCATTGATCTTTTCTGCACAGCAGTCTCCTCtgttggtgatggtgatggaggtgacGATGTAGGCCTCCAGCAGGTCCACTCTCCACCAGGGGTTGGTCTGTTCAGCAGTGTGGCTGCATGATCCGTCTGAGAAGTCTGATTCACGGTTTCCATCGATGGCACTGTTGGCTGATCCAAATGGTTGCACATGACGGGACGACTGGGTCGCTTTTCCACGCAAGGCCACATTTTCTATGAAGAAAGTTAAATATACATCATATATAGttaaacagttgaaatacatCTAAATGTATGAGGCAGAAAAGTTTGTAAATTATCCAACCTGCAACATCTGATTTTTtgggccacttgggggcagcacaaACAACATGTGGACACAACATCTTTCAAGTTGATATGACAAACTGTTCACTAACCATCCCTGTTCCCCCTCCGGCCACTCCCCCTCATTGCTCCCtaacacactctctcacacacagagctcatCCTAGCATTTTCTTTGTGAAGACCAGGCAAAAGGTCCTCACAagtaaaaaatgtcctcacaagaAAGGTGGGATGTCAAGGGTTGGTCCACACAAGGATagcaatacaaacacacacacacacaggaatcacacccatacacacactgcCATAAAGCTTCTCTATAATACATCATCGTGCCAACATCCCAGTATGTTCCCAGTATTTATGGTTTTTGCTGCCTCCATTGTCtgtaatcagtgtttatttgtcttttctcaACATGTTAATCTTGTCATGTCTTCAAGTACACCTAGTTATGTCCCGTCTTGCCTcgctttttttgtcttgttccAGCTTAATCCTgagaattaataaaaatgtagcGAAGACTACTGCACAATGAGGGCCATACAGCCAAAACAGTTTGATCACCTTGACTGCATTGcaaaaattacttttttgaACTTGACCAATCATGTGGTGACCCTACAGAtcatttttaagtttgaagTTTAAGCTGAAGACCATGCAGAGAGCATGCTGTTCTTAGATAATTGTGGAAATAAATCCACTCAGTTCATTCAAGCAACATTAATCTTTATTATCGCTCCACCATTGTTTAAATTATGTCTCCGTTTTACCGCAAAATAATCATTTACTGTAATAACAAGtcccctccagacatgttttaagaCATCTACTTTGAATAACAatgtgcattttcattttttttcccgtTGGGTGCACCACTACTTCATTAAGGTGATCACAGTGATACATTTTAACTttacacattatgtaaatgatcgTGAACAGGAATAAAGTTGGGaatgcatatttttcttcatttaaatcacatgtaAATTGTGATAATATCaattgtttaaaacataaactgcTAAATCTCAGGCACACCAGTTCGACCAATGAAAAAATGCTAAGTCGCACTTGTCAGATTTTTGTGCGACCAAAATAGTTTCACCCCAGAGCCCTGCATTCACTCATTCTGCCTCACTGAAAAATCCAGAACTTgtgtcaaaaatgtttcatgCTCAATACTCATACTTGACTAAAAGCTCTTTTTCAGCATACATGCTCCAGAGTTTctacatcacacttgtgtaatTTTAGGAAAGATCTCACAGATAGCCACATCATACTTACGATAGGTGTTAACTGAGCACGTCCACAGAAGGAGTTGCAAAAGCAgaactgaaatgtgtttcattgttCTGGTTCAAATGGAAAAGAAAGTCATTGACAGATGTACACTGAATAAATTAGAAGCATTAGAAATTAAATAACAGCGTTAACTGTCAGTGTGCAACAAGCAGACAAGTACATACCCTGACTTGAAGGATAAGCTCAGACGATGAGGAGTTTATGTGATGATGAATATGATTTGATGTGAACCACACAGGGATATTTATGTGCACGTTATCATCGTATGTTCTGTCGTTTGTTGATGATTTACCACATTTGACCTCGTCTTTTCCCTTATAAGGCTCATATCCAGCTACCAAATAGGTGAGGAATCAACAacttttgatgttttctcttcCAACACGTTTAATTGTACTGGTGACCCAGTGTTAATCTAGATATAGCTAATAAACTGGAACTGAACTGTGAGCTTTGAAACTGCAGTCAAACAGTCAGTACTTTATTGCCACAATAACAAGGCCACCTAATAAGGATTCATTGTTGTGTGAGCAACAACAGGGGACAAAACAACACGTGCGAAAGATAAAGCGAAgcaaaaaataacagaaagccTGTTGATAAAGTATAAAGTGAATGAAGTAAGCTTCATACTTTTGCTGGTGCAGAATGCAAAAACAGTATTTTGGCACCAAGAGGTTAAAAGACCTCATACAAAGAGGAATTCTGTATTTTGTAGTTTCCAATATGCTTGGATAGAATTTTCTGTCCCAACATCTGAGTGTAACTCTCAGAAACGAATTAAGTTATGCATACTTTTGTCCAACTGTTTATtcaaatataatacaaaagatatatttgctgttgttgttgttgttgttttcagggATAATGCAGGTTTTTCATTAATCATTTTTGTGACCCCTCAAATAAAGTCAGCCATTCACTCTTTTTAAAATGGGTCACtaagtgttttttccccccatccaattgatattaaattaattaattaaaatatgtgctactttggctctaaaGCTGCAATCTGCTAAATTTAGATAATagatgtattttaataaaatgtacaacatttacacaatgtagtaaagtggaagtataaagcagcatgCAATGGAAATggtcaagtaaagtacagatacctcaaaattgtactcaagtgcAGTAATTGAGtatatgtacttagttacattccatcactgatggTAAGAGTCACATTAAGTTAAGCTTATCGAATAACCTCTTGGTTTTACCTGCCTAATTAGTAACAACAATTaagaataagcatatttcccaaaatatcaaagTCTTCATTGTTAGCAAGCAGTAATACACAAAGTGCTGTTTCTCAAATACTAGTATCAACAACAGCAGAGTAACTTTGGGAGATAACACTTTttacaaattatttttatagTATTGGATTATTTCAGCAAAGGTGACATTATGTTAACCTGCACGCAGTGATGACAGTACTTCCCTTCTTGTTCATCAGATTTTGGAGGTCATCCATGTAGATACCAATGAGCAAGACAAATATCACACTGTTTACATCATAGTAATAAAGTAactaaggtacttgtacttccaTTCTTAAAGTACAAGTGTTTGCAGTGCCACTTAATAGttggaaatattttacttttcgCTCCACTACATGTCTGTTCATGATTTTACATGCAGTACATGTGAACAACTTATTAAGTATGAAacattattatagattaaagGAGAAGTTCTTCTAAAAATGAGCcccaaatatttttgaaaaaacgttgtgcacccacttcaggtgtgtgtgaatgcttttagcatagcagctacagtgaagattgtAGCATTAAAAAGGATGTAAACAACGGCTTTTCAAAATAGAagttgggatctcagggctgtCAGAGACTTGGCAATTGTCCACTTAAGGTATCGCCATTTCTAAAGGGGTTTAACGCTCCATTAAGGAGCCCAGCACTGGCTGCAGGCATGCTGGTCACACTGGACACACTTCAgcttttaatatttcatgtctGAGCAGGTGTTTTCACTCAGACTAGACATGTTG includes:
- the LOC141012551 gene encoding uncharacterized protein, which produces MKHISVLLLQLLLWTCSVNTYQNVALRGKATQSSRHVQPFGSANSAIDGNRESDFSDGSCSHTAEQTNPWWRVDLLEAYIVTSITITNRGDCCAEKINGAEIHIGNSLQDHGVTNPVVAVIPRISAGRSLKIPLTSHVEGRYVIVSISGSGRVLTLCEVEVYGYRAPTGENLALQGKASQSSLHSTGIANNAIDGNRASAWDQGSCTHTGHNFNAWWRLDLGKRHKVFSVSVTNRQEHHHRLNGAEIRIGDSLDNNGINNPRCALISSIPGGFNHNFQCNRTDGRYVTIVIPGRTEYLSVCEVEVYGSRLD